From Camelina sativa cultivar DH55 chromosome 7, Cs, whole genome shotgun sequence, one genomic window encodes:
- the LOC104699629 gene encoding uncharacterized protein LOC104699629: protein MEGVFLKMSVQGVSPMIPVGPSLIRAIGGSVKEDKSTAGSLPLKKTVSRKRPLEFLRIIIGKRADEKGTTVRDDGPVLLEKQDDTSVNENWVFKILEVGSIWNGKRQRSGGGGDEEEEEVAESKTSKEDLCEECDFCMIDEDEEEEKEFGKEEFSEMLSKIPIKDAQMFAKLSFLGNLAYSIPKIKPENLLKYQKLRFVTSSIEKRTSLIRVEENNINNNGEEEEEEEEKKLINPAVAYRVAASAASRLFSHSKSVLPFGSSKRHDNEASLLATADSVTAVVAAKEEVKQAVADDLKSNRSPPCEWFVCDDDKTGTRFFFIQGSDSLASWQANLLFEPVPFEELDVLVHRGIYEAAKGIYEHMLPEVHAHLNSRGKNRAFLRFSGHSLGGSLSLLVNLMLLIRGQVPASSLLPVITFGSPCIMCGGDRLLQKLGLPKSHLLGISMHRDIVPRAFSCNYPNRATKLLKALNGNFRNHPCLNNQNLLYSPMGKLLILQPSERFSPPHPLLPSGSGLYLLASKNTDETEKRLRAAKIVFFNSPHPLEILSDRRSYGSEGKIKRNHDMSSYLKALRHVIRKELKQIKAERDHWRRKFFIINILFTGRDSLKLITRFVASRSSQLVIIFFLPIRLLIMNVYGVVFHQSQAHFSFFK, encoded by the exons ATGGAAGgtgttttcttaaaaatgtcGGTGCAAGGAGTATCTCCGATGATTCCGGTGGGACCTTCTTTGATACGCGCCATCGGAGGCTCTGTGAAGGAGGACAAATCAACGGCTGGATCTCTGCCGCTCAAGAAAACGGTGTCGCGTAAACGTCCTCTTGAGTTTCTTCGGATCATCATCGGTAAGAGAGCGGATGAGAAGGGAACAACGGTAAGAGACGACGGCCCCGTTTTGTTGGAGAAACAGGATGATACAAGCGTAAACGAAAACTGGGTTTTCAAGATTTTGGAGGTTGGATCAATTTGGAATGGGAAAAGACAACGATCAGGTGGCGGTGgagatgaggaggaagaggaagttgCTGAATCGAAGACGAGTAAGGAAGATTTATGTGAGGAATGCGATTTCTGCATgatcgatgaagatgaagaagaagaaaaggagtttggTAAAGAAGAGTTCTCGGAGATGTTAAGCAAAATTCCTATTAAAGATGCACAGATGTTTGCCAAATTGTCCTTTCTGGGAAATTTGGCTTATTCAATCCCTAAAATCAAG CCTGAGAATCTGTTGAAGTATCAGAAACTGAGATTCGTGACTTCATCCATTGAGAAGAGAACGAGTCTTATTAGGGTTGAGGAGAACAACATCAATAATAATggcgaggaagaggaggaggaggaggagaagaagcttaTTAACCCAGCTGTTGCTTACAGAGTTGCTGCTTCTGCTGCATCTCGTCTCTTTTCCCATTCTAAGTCTGTGCTTCCTTTTGGATCCTCTAAACGTCATGACAATGAAGCTTCTCTCTTGGCCACTGCTGATTCCGTTACTGCTGTTGTGGCAGCCAAAGAGGAAGTTAAGCAGGCCGTCGCTGATGATCTCAAATCAAATCGTTCACCTCCTTGTGAGTGGTTCGTATGCGATGATGATAAAACTGGCACCAGGTTCTTCTTTATTCAG GGATCAGATTCACTGGCCTCATGGCAAGCTAATCTTCTGTTCGAGCCAGTTCCATTTGAGGAGCTTGATGTGCTTGTTCACAGAGGCATATACGAAGCTGCAAAAGGCATATACGAACACATGTTACCGGAAGTTCACGCCCACCTTAATTCCCGTGGCAAGAACCGTGCTTTTCTCAGGTTTAGTGGACATTCTTTAGGAGGAAGCTTGTCACTGCTTGTGAACCTCATGCTTCTGATCCGAGGTCAAGTCCCGGCTTCTTCTCTGCTCCCAGTGATCACTTTTGGTTCACCTTGCATCATGTGCGGAGGCGACAGGCTTCTTCAGAAACTTGGTCTCCCTAAGAGTCATCTTCTCGGAATCTCAATGCATAGAGATATTGTTCCCCGAGCATTCTCCTGCAATTACCCTAACCGAGCCACAAAGCTTCTCAAGGCATTGAATGGAAACTTTCGAAACCATCCTTGTCTGAATAAccag AATTTGCTGTATTCTCCTATGGGGAAGCTTCTAATTCTGCAACCATCCGAGAGATTCTCTCCACCACACCCCCTGCTTCCTTCAGGAAGTGGTCTCTATCTCTTAGCATCTAAGAATACCgatgaaacagaaaaaagacTAAGAGCTGCAAAGATTGTCTTCTTTAACTCGCCGCACCCCCTAGAGATTCTCAGTGATCGTCGTTCTTACGGGTCAgaaggaaaaatcaaaagaaaccaTGACATGAGCTCTTACCTGAAGGCCTTGAGGCATGTGATTCGGAAGGAGCTGAAGCAGATAAAGGCCGAGCGGGATCACTGGCGGCGCAAGTTCTtcattataaacattttatttactGGGAGAGATTCTTTGAAACTCATAACAAGATTTGTCGCATCAAGAAGTAGTCAACTAgtgatcatcttctttctccctATTAGATTGTTAATTATGAATGTCTATGGTGTGGTCTTTCACCAGTCACAAGCACATTTTAGTTTCTTCAAGTGA
- the LOC104699631 gene encoding uncharacterized protein LOC104699631, with protein sequence MAVYPEVLNGDKKHWWFTHKKLVDKYIKDARSLIASEEQNDVASALHLLDAALSISPRSEIALELKARSLLFLRRFKDVVDMLQDYIPSLKLAMLNNNEESDGSSSSYDGSYSSSSSSSSSQLSRKLLSDSPPRRDSSFKCFSVSDLKKKLMAGISKNRDKDKQWRYVVLGQACCHLGLMEDAMVLLQTGKRLATAEFRRQSVSWSDDSVSILLSESPSSSSYAYPPRKLSECETVTNLLAHTKNLLRRRAAGFAAFDAGLFSDSIRHFSKIIDGRRRPAPQGFLADCYMHRAAAYKSAGKIAEAIADCNKTLALEPSCIHALETRAALLETVRCLPDSLHDLEHLKILYNTILRDRKLPGPPWKRHNVKYREIPGKLCVLTTKSKKLKAKIANGEIGNVDYYGLIGVRRGCTRSELDRANLLLCLRHKPDKALAFIERCDFFDQNEISCVKDRAKMSSLLLYRLIQRGYSSLTAAIAEEEQRTKMVALTQTQTPTKTKTVEEHEPVVSTGSIKKTGFAEIKPGNSNAFQGVFCRDLAAVGSLLSRTGYNQPIPMKYDAISC encoded by the exons ATGGCTGTTTATCCTGAAGTCCTTAACGGCGACAAGAAGCATTGGTGGTTCACTCACAAGAAG CTTGTTGATAAGTACATTAAGGACGCAAGGTCTTTAATAGCGAGTGAGGAGCAAAACGACGTTGCTTCAGCCCTTCATTTACTAGACGCTGCGTTATCGATATCGCCGCGTTCTGAAATCGCGTTAGAGCTTAAAGCTAGATCTTTGCTCTTTCTTCGTCGCTTCAAGGATGTAGTTGATATGCTTCAAGATTATATTCCAAGCCTCAAGCTTGCCATGTTGAACAACAACGAGGAATCTGATGGATCATCCAGTTCCTACGACGGCTCttactcttcttcctcctcctcatcctcctctCAGCTCTCCCGGAAACTTCTCTCCGACTCACCTCCTCGCCGTGACTCCTCCTTTAAGTGCTTCTCTGTTTCTGACTTGAAAAAGAAACTCATGGCTGGGATTTCTAAAAACCGCGATAAAGATAAACAATGGAG ATACGTTGTGTTAGGACAAGCTTGTTGCCACCTAGGATTAATGGAGGACGCAATGGTTCTTCTTCAAACCGGGAAACGTCTAGCAACCGCCGAGTTCCGCCGTCAGAGTGTTAGCTGGTCCGATGATAGCGTCTCTATCCTCCTCTCCGAAtcaccatcgtcttcttcttacGCTTATCCTCCACGCAAACTCTCCGAATGCGAGACCGTCACTAACCTTCTCGCCCACACAAAAAACCTCCTCCGTCGTCGTGCCGCCGGATTCGCCGCCTTTGACGCCGGACTTTTCTCCGACTCGATACGTCACTTCTCCAAAATCATCGACGGTCGTCGTCGTCCTGCGCCGCAAGGATTCCTCGCCGACTGCTATATGCACCGCGCCGCCGCTTATAAATCCGCCGGAAAAATCGCGGAAGCCATCGCCGATTGTAACAAAACCTTAGCTCTTGAGCCGTCGTGCATCCACGCGTTGGAGACAAGAGCCGCTCTTTTGGAGACAGTTCGGTGTCTTCCAGATTCACTTCATGATTTAGAGCACTTGAAGATTCTCTACAACACTATCTTACGTGATCGGAAACTTCCCGGACCACCGTGGAAGCGACACAATGTGAAATACAGAGAGATCCCTGGGAAACTTTGCGTGTTGACTACGAAATCGAAGAAACTCAAAGCCAAAATCGCGAACGGTGAAATCGGAAACGTTGATTACTACGGATTGATCGGAGTTAGACGCGGATGCACGAGATCGGAGCTTGATCGAGCCAACCTCTTGCTCTGTCTCAGGCATAAACCTGACAAGGCTTTAGCATTCATCGAACGTTGCGATTTCTTCGACCAGAACGAGATTAGTTGCGTTAAAGATCGAGCGAAGATGTCTTCTTTGTTGCTTTACCGATTGATTCAGAGAGGTTACTCATCTTTGACGGCGGCGATAGCAGAGGAGGAACAGAGGACGAAGATGGTGGCGTTGACTCAAACCCAAACGCCAACAAAAACGAAAACGGTTGAAGAACATGAACCGGTTGTTTCTACCGGTTCAATTAAGAAAACCGGTTTCGCAGAAATTAAACCGGGAAATTCAAACGCGTTTCAAGGAGTGTTCTGCCGAGATCTTGCGGCTGTGGGGAGTTTGTTATCTCGGACCGGTTATAACCAACCGATTCCAATGAAATACGATGCAATCAGTTGTTAA
- the LOC109125370 gene encoding transmembrane protein 205-like — protein MSWGXYLHPWKSSSAVEKYQLGFLLSAFAFNLTNLFVFTPMTIDMMKQRHKVERENNIGDEVGWSKNREKAKTIPKLAAMNKKFGMIHGLSSLANIFSFGSLAMHSWYLAGKLNL, from the exons ATGTCAtg GGGGTGNTATTTGCATCCATGGAAGTCATCTTCTGCTGTCGAGAAGTATCAGCTAGGGTTCCTTCTTTCCGCTTTTGCTTTCAATCTCACCAATTTGTTCGTCTTCACTCCCATGACCATCGAT ATGATGAAGCAAAGGCAcaaagtagagagagaaaataacaTTGGTGATGAAGTTGGCTGGtccaagaacagagaaaaggcAAAGACTATCCCAAAGCTCGCTGCCATGAACAAGAAGTTTGGAATGATTCACGGCTTATCATCACTTGCTAACATCTTCTCCTTTGGAAGCCTTGCTATGCATTCTTGGTATCTAGCTGGGAAGTTGAATCTCTAG
- the LOC104699628 gene encoding transmembrane protein 205: MGWYTSFIVAVAFLAVGVIFSPETFGSLSNGENSAKLSIFLKLAHLLSFATAWGAALWATFVGGIIMFKNLPRHQFGNLQSKMFPAYFTLVGSCCAISLSAFGYLHPWKSSSAVEKYQLGFLLSAFAFNLTNLFVFTPMTIDMMKQRHKVERENNIGDEVGWSKNREKAKTIPKLAAMNKKFGMIHGLSSLANIFSFGSLAMHSWYLAGKLNL; the protein is encoded by the exons ATGGGTTGGTATACCAGTTTCATAGTAGCGGTGGCGTTCTTAGCCGTGGGAGTGATATTTTCGCCGGAGACATTCGGATCACTGTCGAATGGAGAGAATTCGGCGAAGCTATCGATCTTCCTGAAACTAGCTCATCTGCTCAGTTTCGCTACAGCTTGGGGAGCTGCTCTCTGGGCTACCTTCGTCGGCGGAATCATCATGTTCAA GAATTTGCCGAGGCACCAGTTTGGTAATCTTCAGAGCAAGATGTTTCCAGCTTACTTCACTTTGGTTGGTTCTTGCTGCGCGATTTCACTCTCTGCTTTTGGCTATTTGCATCCATGGAAGTCATCTTCTGCTGTCGAGAAGTATCAGCTAGGGTTCCTTCTTTCCGCTTTTGCTTTCAATCTCACCAATTTGTTCGTCTTCACTCCCATGACCATCGAT ATGATGAAGCAAAGGCAcaaagtagagagagaaaataacaTTGGTGATGAAGTTGGCTGGtccaagaacagagaaaaggcAAAGACTATCCCAAAGCTCGCTGCCATGAACAAGAAGTTTGGAATGATTCACGGCTTATCATCACTTGCTAACATCTTCTCCTTTGGAAGCCTTGCTATGCATTCTTGGTATCTAGCTGGGAAGTTGAATCTCTAG